Proteins encoded within one genomic window of Oryza brachyantha chromosome 7, ObraRS2, whole genome shotgun sequence:
- the LOC102717630 gene encoding 60S ribosomal protein L24-like has product MVLKTELCRFSGAKIYPGKGIRFIRADSQVFLFSNSKCKCYFHNRLKPAKLTWTAMYRKQHKKDIHAEAVKKRRRTTKKPYSRSIVGATLEVIQKKRAEKPEVRDAAREAALREIKERIKKTKDEKKAKKAEVAKSQKTSGKGNAPKPGKGPKLGGGGGKR; this is encoded by the exons ATGGTTCTCAA GACAGAGCTGTGCCGTTTCAGCGGCGCCAAGATTTACCCAGGGAAGGGTATCAGATTCATCCGTGCAGACTCTCAG GTGTTCCTGTTTTCGAACTCGAAGTGCAAGTGCTACTTCCACAACCGTCTGAAGCCTGCCAAGCTTACATGGACGGCCATGTACAGGAAGCAGCACAAGAAG GATATTCATGCTGAGGCTGTCAAGAAGAGGCGCCGCACCACCAAGAAGCCGTACTCCCGGTCTATTGTTGGTGCCACCCTTGAAGTCATCCAGAAGAAGAGAGCCGAAAAGCCAGAGGTTCGCGATGCAGCCAGGGAAGCCGCTCTTCG TGAGATCAAGGAGCGCATCAAGAAGACGAAGGATGAGAAGAAAGCCAAGAAGGCAGAGGTGGCAAAGTCTCAGAAAACTTCTGGGAAAGGCAACGCTCCCAAGCCTGGGAAAGGCCCTAAgctcggtggtggtggtgggaagCGGTAG
- the LOC102718095 gene encoding protein SLOW WALKER 1: protein MAADTSKPFFPAAPHSALVPSGRKASRLSPESSYWRSFRASELTSPSEFNVTHLAFSPSPSPAPTLAASWATSVLLFSGDPLSPLPRLSVSDDVTFSPSFRSDGALLAVGDKKGVVRVFRPDKKSSGPLRTLRGHSAETRVVRYPVAGGDKVHLFTAGNDALLSYWDVPSETPVFTVPAAHRDYIRAGAASPVDHNIFATGSYDHTVKLWDARTGQTPSLSFSHGELVESVLFLPSGGLLATAGGNMVKIWDVIGGGRLVHSVESHVKTVMALALAKMSSTGETRLLSAGSDGYVKCFDYGELKLTHSMRYPMELLSLACSPCGTVLVAGSSKGVIFMGRRKKKQTEDDEEEGKGVGGEFDWAPPKPEKTRLTPSSHRYFLRGQNAKAKKGDFVIEKPKKVKFAEHDKLLRKFRHKDALVSALAQKNPRSAVAVMEELIARRKLVRCIGNLQTKELEKLLLFLHRNATLPRYARFLMGVANKVLEIRANDIRSDENLRGCIRNLKRMVTEEIQIQHTLQGIQGMISPMLVLASR, encoded by the coding sequence atggccgccgacACCTCCAAGCCCTTcttcccggcggcgccgcactCCGCCCTCGTCCCCTCCGGGCGCAAGGCCTCGCGCCTCTCGCCGGAGTCCTCCTACTGGCGCTCCTTCCGCGCCTCCGAGCTCACCTCCCCCAGCGAGTTCAACGTCACGCACCTCGCCTtctccccgtccccgtccccggcccccaccctcgccgcctcgtGGGCCACCTCCGTGCTCCTCTTCTCCGGGGACCCCCTCTCGCCGCTCCCGCGGCTCTCCGTCTCCGACGACGTCACGTTCTCGCCCTCCTTCCGCTCCGAcggcgccctcctcgccgtcggcgacaAGAAGGGCGTCGTCCGCGTCTTCCGCCCCGACAAGAAGTCGTCGGGCCCGCTCCGTACCCTCAGGGGCCACTCCGCCGAGACGCGCGTCGTGCGGTAcccggtcgccggcggcgacaaggTCCACCTCTTCACCGCCGGCAACGACGCGCTCCTCTCCTACTGGGACGTGCCCTCCGAGACGCCCGTGTTCACCGTCCCCGCCGCCCACCGTGACTACAtccgcgccggcgcggcgtcccCCGTCGACCACAACATCTTCGCCACGGGGTCCTACGACCACACCGTCAAATTGTGGGACGCCCGCACGGGGCAAACCCCGTCGTTGTCCTTCTCACATGGCGAATTGGTGGAGAGCGTGCTGTTCCTGCCGTCGGGCGGGCTgctggcgacggccggcggtaACATGGTCAAGATTTGGGATGTCATTGGTGGCGGGCGGCTCGTTCACTCGGTGGAGAGCCATGTCAAGACGGTGATGGCCCTCGCGCTAGCGAAGATGAGCAGCACTGGGGAGACCCGGTTGCTTAGTGCAGGGAGTGATGGTTATGTCAAGTGCTTTGATTACGGTGAGCTTAAGCTCACGCACTCGATGCGATACCCGATGGAGCTGCTTTCTTTGGCGTGCTCGCCCTGCGGGACAGTGCTGGTTGCTGGTTCTTCAAAGGGTGTGATCTTTATGGgtaggaggaaaaagaaacagacGGAGGATGATGAGGAAGAGGGCAAGGGTGTTGGTGGTGAGTTTGATTGGGCACCACCCAAGCCAGAGAAGACACGGTTGACGCCATCTAGCCATAGGTACTTCCTCCGCGGACAGAATGCGAAGGCTAAGAAGGGCGACTTTGTGATTGAGAAGCCTAAGAAGGTGAAGTTCGCTGAACACGATAAGTTGCTGAGGAAGTTCAGGCACAAGGATGCTCTAGTTTCAGCCTTAGCACAAAAGAATCCAAGGAGTGCTGTGGCAGTGATGGAGGAGCTAATTGCAAGGAGAAAGCTGGTCAGGTGCATTGGAAATTTGCAAACGAAGGAGCTTGAAAAACTCCTGCTGTTCCTGCACCGAAATGCAACCTTGCCCAGGTATGCAAGGTTCTTGATGGGGGTGGCAAACAAGGTGCTGGAGATACGTGCGAATGATATCCGGTCAGATGAGAATCTAAGGGGTTGTATTAGAAATCTTAAGAGAATGGTGACAGAAGAGATTCAGATACAGCACACATTGCAGGGGATTCAAGGGATGATTTCACCTATGCTTGTTCTTGCCAGTAGATGA
- the LOC102704433 gene encoding tyrosine-specific transport protein 2, whose translation MSLASRLHLHLATPSSPAATCPSPRRHRRLAYARSHRAPPLACENPAPRKTLPWSSWPSPRRQWRWRGGSLGDASAAAEASAGGSAEKKSFWAAVSLIVGTAVGPGMLGLPSATIRSGPVPSTAAIVLSWVYVVSSIVLVAELSFAAMEDGGVDEVSFTGLASSTLGATVGAVVAVIYAALSFALLVACVAGIGSLVSQLFPAVNPALANALFPCFAGTLIAFFPFKAVDGANRALCGLMLVSIAALVVTGVSVGRSSMLKSLGYASWRPATILPAIPVTVLTLGFHVITPFICKIVGDSVYDARRAILIGGAVPLAMVLSWNAVILGLASSSGSAGFDDPIKLLLSVNPAALPAVRGFAFAALATSLIGYAVSFPKQLADTVELIVQRISPKHGIGQLFESTSAHGRNGAILTWIVLIIPVVIASFFSAAFSKALDFAGVYANCFLFGILPPVMAWIHRLQKRRSSGSCEDILPGGNVALLILFGIAVILAFWH comes from the exons ATGTCACTCGCtagccgcctccacctccacctcgccacgccctcctcgccggcggcaaccTGCCCCtccccgcgtcgccaccgccgcctcgcttaCGCACGATCGCACCGCGCTCCGCCCCTAGCGTGCGAGAATCCGGCGCCGCGGAAGACGCTGCCGTGGTCGTcgtggccgtcgccgaggCGGCAATGGCGGTGGAGGGGCGGCAGCCTCGgcgacgcctccgccgccgccgaggccagCGCAGGCGGTTCCGCGGAGAAGAAGAGCTTCTGGGCGGCGGTGAGCCTCATCGTCGGCACGGCGGTCGGTCCGGGGATGCTGGGGCTGCCATCCGCCACCATCCGCTCCGGACCGGTTCCCTCTACGGCAGCCATCGTACTCTCCTGGGTCTACGTGGTGTCCTCGATCGTCCTCGTCGCGGAGCTCAGCTTCGCCGCCatggaggacggcggcgtcgacgaggtCAGCTTCACGGGACTTGCGTCGAGCACCTTGGGGGCGACAGTTGGGGCGGTAGTCGCCGTCATCTACGCCGCCCTCAGCTTCGCCCTGCTCGTCGCCTGCGTCGCCGGCATCGGCTCGCTGGTGTCCCAGCTCTTCCCGGCGGTGAATCCGGCCTTGGCCAACGCCCTCTTTCCATGCTTCGCCGGGACCCTCATCGCGTTCTTCCCGTTCAAGGCCGTCGATGGCGCCAACCGCGCGCTCTGCGGTCTGATGCTCGTCTCCATCGCCGCGCTTGTGGTGACCGGGGTTTCCGTCGGCCGGAGCAGCATGCTGAAATCGCTCGGCTACGCTAGCTGGCGCCCTGCCACCATCTTGCCTGCGATTCCGGTTACTGTCCTGACGCTTGGGTTCCATGTCATCACGCCATTCATCTGCAAGATTGTGGGGGATTCTGTGTATGATGCAAGGCGGGCAATACTAATCGGTGGTGCTGTTCCATTGGCCATGGTGTTGTCCTGGAACGCGGTCATTCTTGGGTTGGCAAGTTCTAGTGGGAGTGCAGGATTTGATGATCCTATTAAGCTTCTCCTCTCAGTGAATCCAGCAGCATTGCCTGCAGTTCGAGGCTTTGCGTTTGCTGCATTGGCAACAAGCTTGATAGGGTATGCGGTGAGCTTTCCGAAGCAGCTGGCCGATACTGTGGAGCTGATTGTTCAGAGGATTTCTCCAAAGCATGGAATTGGGCAACTATTTGAATCTACAAGTGCCCATGGAAGAAATGGGGCTATTCTGACATGGATAGTGCTGATCATTCCTGTAGTTATTGCATCATTCTTCTCAGCAGCCTTCTCCAAGGCACTGGATTTTGCTGGGGTTTATGCAAACTGCTTCCTTTTTGGAATCCTCCCTCCTGTAATGGCCTGGATTCACCGATTGCAGAAGAGGAG ATCGTCTGGTTCATGTGAGGATATTTTGCCTGGTGGAAATGTTGCTCTCTTGATACTTTTCGGTATTGCTGTCATCCTAGCATTCTGGCACTAG